The Ipomoea triloba cultivar NCNSP0323 chromosome 14, ASM357664v1 region aGTTGATTCATATTTCGATTCCAATTCACATTCCGAACCAAACATACTCTAAATAGCAATTTTTGACGATTTTGGTTTCTAACTAACCGAAATTGCCAATGGTCCTTAACCTTCGATTGGAAGATATATTGACCCAAGTTTCGAATATACACTATTAAATAGTGACTACCCAGGTTTGCttcgtcattaaaaaaaaaaaaaacaaataataaagatatagGGACAATTGCAATTTACAGTTCTTATTGGTTAAAATATCACTTCAAAGCAAAACCTTCTAaatagataaaattaaaatctaattacaCTTCGTTGGGATTTCgatcacactttttttttttggggggttaaTTAAGAAGTTCAATTTCACTATTTGTTTGAGGAGATTTATGTGACATGTCAAAACTTTAAGttgcatttttcttcaaaaggtGGCAAAGAAGTACTATCATGAATTCATGACTGATGCGATATGATCAAGACACTGATAAAAGGGCAGGAGAGGAACAAAGGAAAAACACAGAATTGAAATTCAAGTTTACAGAATTTCGATCATCATACAACATCCAGCCTGCTTTGGCTAGACAGCAAAGCCTGAAATGGAATCTTTTTTCATGTTGGTGCAGGGACCATCCAATTTATCAAAATGTCCTTTTTTTCCCCTCCAGATTCTCACACATTACAATTATGAACAATACATTACTGCATCTCTAATTTCCAGACAAATCCTGTACATCTTACTAGATGAATTTACCTACTATATTTCAGCTCATTATCTCGTGGGCGGAGAGGGGTCATCTCCCTTCTTGTCCTCGTTTGACTAGCAGGAAGTACGGGTTCAGCATCTTATTCCTCAACTGAATATATTGTTCTCTGTCGCGTACCGTGTTATCAGCCACTCGACATCGCCAGTGATTTGCTGGTGATGGGGCATGTTACTTTCCAGCCAGCTTGCTCATTGCAGCATTTACTCTTTCTTCCGTGATCATCTTGTGGCTGTCATAAAAATCTAATATTTCCATTGCTATGTTTTTTACCTGTCGCATCATTGATATACAGATAGATAAGATGACGTGCATCAGTTTTATGATTTGTTTCCTAAATAATTGTTTGATGCATGTTAATTACTATGCGTATTGCACACGAAGGTTAAAAGATTTAGTTTGCGGGCATACCACATTCATGTCAGCCCGAAGCTCCTCAAACCAGGAAGTAGTTTCCTTCTCTTTCAACACACTTGCTATGTATATGCATGCTAATGCTATCAAGTGCGGTGGATGTATTAGAATTAGATCCATCTTATATGTATCATTCACAATTCCCCTGAAAAAGTAGCAATACACGAAAAGACATTAagaccatgtttggtaaatggctattagcttattgggttagaaggtataattaattgataatattagctgattgtagaaaagtgttttggtaaattagctgttagctgatagctatttggtataatttcttttctcaaaaggctaattgaaaatgttgctttgggtagccttttgaaatttagtattttagagttacaaaaagcttattaatcaaacatttatattgatttttaaccaagtcaaacaactaataatggtcaaataagccaaaattagctgataggctaattatttaccaaacagggcctaaataTTACAGTTCGTCAACGCACAGATATGGCTTAAAGAAATAAGTCAAAAGCTACTGTAGCCTGCAGTAGAGAATAAGTCCCTTACCAAGTCAGTTGCGTTGTATCACTCATGCCAGCATCCTGAAGCAACCTGACAGTACAAGAAAATAAGTGAactactaattaaaaaatggaTGAATCAATATAGTAAAGAAACTTtagaatttgaataataataccATTCCATAAATTCATGAccaatatataaatcatatgaAAGTTATATTGATTGTGCAACATATAAAAGCCTAAGTAATTCTTACTGTGATAGAGACCGGTATGGGTGGAATACAACCAAGTAATAGTTCAGGGCTtccaaaactttcatttccatttctagAATGTCCTTTATTTCATATCTATACTTATCATCTGaatctgaaaaaataaaatggcaTGTTAGTACCATATAAGGAGTATAAAGGGACAAAAAGTGTAAATTGAATGCTAGGATATTTAATTGTTTACATAATTTCTTGATATAAAATACAAGGTGTCTAGCCTGCACTGTGCTCTCTTCTGCTTTTGATGCCAAGTATAAGCAGGCTGGAGCAACCAGACGAGGATCGTATTCTGTCATACTTTTTCTGAAAGCAACAAAAGAGAGTTTACACAGTTATACTTCAAAAATTAAGCAAAGTTAGGATCCTACAACATTATACAACTTTTTAACAGGATTTTGTGTTGAATCATAAAAATCCAAATATAACCAACAGGAACAAGAAAACGGATTGATCAACTTAATGAAAGAGAATAAATCACCCGTTGTTCATCCCACCCCTAAACTAAGAAATGACTGTAATATACCTGACATAAACTCGTCTCATGTAGGAAATGGCAGTAGCTACAACCCTGATAACAACCGACATGTTAGAAACTGCCaaaaaatggataaaatggCAAATCAAAGTGTTTTTTCCTAGAGTTATTATTCACAACAACCCCAGATCCAGGAGAACACTCTGTCTCAAATAATGGTAGGTACATACTAGATTTGACTTTTTAGCCATACTAGGTGCAGAAATGAGAATATTGTATCTACTATCCAATCAGCCACATTTATCAGAAGGAAACACAAACCTTTGCCTTACTTTGACATTTTGAGCCAATCTTGCAATATCTGGAAAGTGAGCAAAATGGATGTTAGAACATATGGCAGAATGAAAACAATGTGTCAACACAGCAGGTTTTAGTGTATAGCTTGTTTCAAATGCAAGAAAAAGGCATCAATTCATTTAAGAAACCTGCAAGCAATGAGaagaaagatgtgacatttTGTTTAAACAGATATATCCTAGATTAGTCCGTTAAGAGCATACATACCAGAAGACTATTCACGGTTTTTAAGACTGAAATTGCCACatggaagagagagaagatTGAGGTTCATCTGCAATTAAAGGTTTTTGGAACAGTATTTTGCGCAAAAAGAGAAAAGGCAGCATGAGAGGCTGTGCGTGTTTCGCGCACAGCAAAGCCCAGCCGGGCGCATGCACTGCACACGCCCACTGGCGCGTAACAgctcacctttttttttttaaaaaaatgtcatatagtGGCTGAGATAGAACAGGTttgatttattgatttatgtCTTTTGCAAAATGCAAAACATCCATTGGAAATGAAGGGCCTTTATTACACAGAAACCACACAAAACAGAAGAAATTCTACTTAAGCAAATCCCTTggagtaaataataatttattcacAATCTaataagaagaaaattttaacaTCAATTAACAAAGAGCATATTCCTTCACTGAATTTAAGCTTCACGCATAAGTTTAATCAGCATACATaacaataatacttatattcgCTTTAAAATCAccaccaaaaaaattaataaacctctttcttttttttcttttttttctttttttttctattttgcaACGAAATTTCAATACATAAATTAGTATAAGAGGgagatatataaataaacaatctACAAATCAAGGAAGAACTGAAGAAGAGAGATACAGTTGGACATATGGAGCTTGATGAGCTTGCAGTCCTCGAGAGTGATGCCTCTGTCCTTATCAAGCTGCTGCACAACATCCACCTCTTCAGGATCCAGAAGCCGCTTGCTGGAATTTGAAACCAACGGAAAAAAATTACGAAATTCAGATCAAATTATAAGCAGAAAAACAtgatcaaaacaaacaaatacacacaaataaaaaaggaaacacGAATCAAGCTTACCAGTGAGATGAGGTCCAGAAATTGGCAGCCATGATTTCGGTTGGCGAGAATTCAGAAGATGGAAGACTCGGCGAGTTACAGTAGTGGAAATTTCACTCAGTCGCAGACTACGAAGGTGAAATAGAAATTGATTCGCCGAAATGGATCCCATCAGTTCTGATCTTGTTTGGGCTTTCAGACAATCAAAAACAATTCTGATAGCCCAAGCAATTAGGATTGGAAATACTAttactctcaaaaaaaaaatactattgggCTTGGGCTTCATTCGTGGCTCGACCCAAATATCAAAGGAATATCACACTTTGGTCTCTCTAGTCTCTAATgtttactactccgtattacgCAATTTAGTTTCTTATTATCACTCTTTATTGTTAAAAGTTCTGCCTACTCTAACTCTATTTTCTGAGATGATAACacctttttcttttgagtactactgactctgttataatgtagtatctgttcataactactttttcaacctactgaagtacaaagaaaCAGCAGCGTCTCTACTGAGGCTTGAAATccaaacccacccccttccacatGGAGTGCaatcaggtgccactagaccacaaggtcattggcagaGATAATAATACCTTGATTGCAGTATTATACGAcaagataataataaatatgacaatattgcgaagcaccttgtgctcaaatggcatgtagtgactctgaGAGATCATGAGATCAAGTCTCAGTGAAGTCAAATTGACTATTCGTGCATGAGTTCAACTGTAcatgaatttaaatataaaaagagaCTGAAATTTCATAACACTCCCTCTAGCCATTATAGACTCATACTCATGTCTTGTTAAAATATGTGAAAATTTAACTCAACAACCCCATAAAGGAACAAAATAACTAATTGGTACGTTTCCATGTGgtgaattattattacaattattgaACTAAAGATAACACATTTAATTGATGAATGGGTCCTCCTCAGCAGTGAAGGATGGTGGTGAGAGGGAAGATTAGATGTTTTGATAAGTGAAAATGGATGGTGATGAAAGGGAAGATTTTGgagagtgtatatatatatatatatatatatatatatataattctaatcatatgagaacgaCTTTTCATGAGAACTTGTAGACAAATTCAAatcattgatctgcaagatttgatggatgagaaatcaagtaaaaaataagcatgatcatttcataaatattatattacaaaattttaaattgaacgggatcattttaataaaatgagatTGATCGTGGTCTATAAACTTCATCACAATATTGTGTTGCCTCAAATCCTCAATGGTCACTTCATGTCCTCAATGTGATGTCCAGTCTGTGGTACAAGCTTGAAATGCAATATGCCATGGGACCTGCATCATGTACAGAACgacaaatctaaaaaaaataatgttattggtGATAAGAAAAATGATATACTTTTAGAAAAGTTAAAACGGTAATCTTCCTATATTAATAACAGTTAATTGAGACTTGGtttcgacttttttttttaaggttacTCTAAATTGTCCTTTAGTAATGTAGGGTATCACGTTGTGATAACGATAATATTGAGTAGTGATGATGATATAAGTTGTTATAACATTTGGTTCAAACCCAGTTTTGGAATGTACATTATTACAAAAAGAGACATAAACAAGTTGGTTCATCATGATCGAGCTGTCGAGCAGTCAAAGGAGATTGGAACAAGACCAATCTTAAGGCATGTAAGGACTAAGGAgtctaataataacaataacccGGCTACATCAATCATAGGATAACAAAGGTGTTAAGTATGTTTATATGTTGCTAAAAGGTGATAATTGTTGAAGAGTGATGGAGCTGAAGTTCATCTATCCATTGTCTCTATATATGATCGGTTCTAATTCTGAATTGCCAGTTCACGATTATGAAAAATGATAAATTGGAACCAAAACTTTTTTTAGAAAAGTTTCAGTTTCGGTTTGAACTTCCcgttcaatttcttcttcttcttttttttgggtaaattctattctttatttttaaaaagtctaa contains the following coding sequences:
- the LOC116003513 gene encoding cyclin-C1-2-like is translated as MAANFWTSSHCKRLLDPEEVDVVQQLDKDRGITLEDCKLIKLHMSNYIARLAQNVKVRQRVVATAISYMRRVYVRKSMTEYDPRLVAPACLYLASKAEESTVQARHLVFYIKKLYSDDKYRYEIKDILEMEMKVLEALNYYLVVFHPYRSLSQLLQDAGMSDTTQLTWGIVNDTYKMDLILIHPPHLIALACIYIASVLKEKETTSWFEELRADMNVVKNIAMEILDFYDSHKMITEERVNAAMSKLAGK